One window from the genome of Gimesia aquarii encodes:
- a CDS encoding carboxypeptidase-like regulatory domain-containing protein: MQQLRSYSIIAISIGCLFFLTACGGGSDAPELGQVKGKITMDGAPLADASVTFMPENVRSSFATTDSEGNYELIYIREEPGAAIGKHKVVVSKLKDEVETIPKKYSGESELTADVKAGENEVNFDLTSK; the protein is encoded by the coding sequence ATGCAACAATTAAGAAGTTATTCTATCATTGCGATTTCTATTGGGTGTTTGTTTTTTCTCACAGCATGTGGTGGAGGAAGTGACGCACCTGAGTTAGGGCAGGTAAAAGGCAAGATTACTATGGATGGTGCCCCCTTAGCTGATGCGAGTGTGACCTTTATGCCTGAGAATGTCAGGTCTTCTTTTGCTACGACTGACAGTGAAGGAAATTATGAGCTGATTTATATTCGTGAGGAACCAGGAGCTGCCATTGGCAAGCATAAAGTTGTTGTGAGTAAGCTGAAGGATGAGGTAGAAACCATTCCTAAGAAGTATAGTGGTGAATCAGAACTCACTGCTGATGTCAAAGCAGGAGAAAACGAGGTTAACTTTGATTTGACATCAAAATAA